A DNA window from Delphinus delphis chromosome 6, mDelDel1.2, whole genome shotgun sequence contains the following coding sequences:
- the NSMF gene encoding NMDA receptor synaptonuclear signaling and neuronal migration factor isoform X2, whose product MGAVASRRRALRSEAMSSVAAKVRAARAFGEYLSQSHPENRNGADHLLADAYSGHDGSPEMQPAPQNKRRLSLISNGRYEDSLPEEAVSGKPAGEGPQPRVYTISGEPALLPGPEAEAIELAVVKGRQQRERHPRHHSQPLRTSPGGSREDVSRPCQSWAGSRQGSRECPGCAQLAPSPSPQAFGLDQPPLPEAASRRKKLERMYSVDRVSDDIPIRTWFPKENLFSFQTATTTMQANFRKHLRMVGSRRVKAQTFAERRERSFSRSWSDPTPMKADTSHDSRDSSDLQSSHCTLGEAFEDLDWETERGLEAVACDTEGFVPPKVMLISSKVPKAEYIPTILRRDDPSIIPILYDHEHATFEDILEEIEKKLNVYHKGAKIWKMLIFCQGGPGHLYLLKNKVATFAKVEKEEDMIHFWKRLSHLMSKVNPEPNVIHVMGCYVLGNPNGEKLFQNLRTLMTPYRVTFESPLELSAQGKQMIETYFDFRLYRLWKSRQHSKLLDFEDVL is encoded by the exons ATGGGCGCCGTCGCCTCCCGGAGGAGGGCGCTGCGGAGCGAGGCCATGTCCTCGGTGGCGGCCAAAGTGCG AGCAGCCCGAGCGTTTGGCGAGTACCTGTCCCAGAGTCACCCCGAGAATCGAAACGGTGCAG ACCACCTGCTGGCTGACGCCTACTCTGGCCACGACGGGTCCCCCGAGATGCAGCCTGCCCCCCAGAACAAGCGCCGCCTCTCCCTCATTTCCAACGGCCGCTATGAGGACAGCCTCCCGGAGGAGGCCGTCAGTGGGAAGCCGGCCGGGGAGGGCCCCCAGCCCCGTGTGTATACCATCTCCGGGGAGCCGGCCCTGCTTCCCGGCCCGGAGGCCGAGGCCATCGAGCTGGCTGTGGTGAAGGGGCGGCAGCAGCGGGAGCGGCACCCCCGCCACCATAGCCAGCCCCTGCGCACCAGCCCGGGCGGCAGTCGTGAGGACGTCAGCAGACCCTGCCAGAGCTGGGCGGGCAGCCGCCAGGGCTCCAGGGAATGTCCTGGATGTGCCCAGCTCGCCCCCAGTCCTTCCCCTCAGGCCTTTGGGCTGGACCAACCGCCTCTGCCTGAGGCCGCCAGCCGCCGCAAGAAGCTGGAGAGGATGTACAGCGTTGACCGTGTGTCTG ATGACATCCCCATCCGTACCTGGTTCCCCAAGGAAAACCTCTTCAGTTTCCAGACAGCAACCACAACTATGCAAGC GAACTTCCGCAAACACCTGCGCATGGTCGGCAGCCGGCGGGTGAAGGCCCAGA CGTTCGCCGAGCGGCGCGAGCGGAGCTTCAGCCGGTCCTGGAGCGACCCCACCCCCATGAAAGCCGACACCTCCCACGACTCCCGAGACA GTAGTGACCTGCAGAGCTCGCATTGCACCTTGGGTGAGGCCTTTGAGGACCTGGACTGGGAGACGGAGAGGGGCCTGGAGGCTGTAGCCTGTGACACTGAGGGCTTCGTGCCACCCAAGGTCATG CTCATCTCCTCTAAAGTACCCAAAGCTGAGTACATCCCCACCATCCTCCGCAGGGACGACCCCTCCATCATTCCCATCCTCTAC GACCACGAGCACGCCACCTTCGAGGACATTCTGG AGGAGATAGAGAAGAAGCTGAACGTCTACCACAAGGGGGCCAAAATCTGGAAGATGCTGATTTTCTGCCAG GGCGGCCCAGGACACCTGTACTTGCTCAAGAACAAGGTGGCCACCTTTGCCAaagtggagaaggaagaggacatGATCCA cTTCTGGAAACGGTTGAGCCACTTGATGAGCAAAGTGAACCCGGAGCCGAACGTCATCCACGTCATGGGCTGCTACGTCCTGGGGAACCCCAACGGGGAGAAG CTGTTCCAGAACCTCAGGACTCTCATGACCCCTTACAGGGTCACCTTCGAGTCCCCCCTGGAGCTGTCAGCCCAAG ggaAGCAGATGATCGAGACCTACTTTGACTTCCGGCTGTACCGCCTGTGGAAAAGCCGCCAGCACTCGAAGCTGCTGGACTTTGAGGACGTTCTGTGA
- the NSMF gene encoding NMDA receptor synaptonuclear signaling and neuronal migration factor isoform X1, producing MGAVASRRRALRSEAMSSVAAKVRAARAFGEYLSQSHPENRNGADHLLADAYSGHDGSPEMQPAPQNKRRLSLISNGRYEDSLPEEAVSGKPAGEGPQPRVYTISGEPALLPGPEAEAIELAVVKGRQQRERHPRHHSQPLRTSPGGSREDVSRPCQSWAGSRQGSRECPGCAQLAPSPSPQAFGLDQPPLPEAASRRKKLERMYSVDRVSDDIPIRTWFPKENLFSFQTATTTMQAVFRGYAERKRRKRENDSASVIQRNFRKHLRMVGSRRVKAQTFAERRERSFSRSWSDPTPMKADTSHDSRDSSDLQSSHCTLGEAFEDLDWETERGLEAVACDTEGFVPPKVMLISSKVPKAEYIPTILRRDDPSIIPILYDHEHATFEDILEEIEKKLNVYHKGAKIWKMLIFCQGGPGHLYLLKNKVATFAKVEKEEDMIHFWKRLSHLMSKVNPEPNVIHVMGCYVLGNPNGEKLFQNLRTLMTPYRVTFESPLELSAQGKQMIETYFDFRLYRLWKSRQHSKLLDFEDVL from the exons ATGGGCGCCGTCGCCTCCCGGAGGAGGGCGCTGCGGAGCGAGGCCATGTCCTCGGTGGCGGCCAAAGTGCG AGCAGCCCGAGCGTTTGGCGAGTACCTGTCCCAGAGTCACCCCGAGAATCGAAACGGTGCAG ACCACCTGCTGGCTGACGCCTACTCTGGCCACGACGGGTCCCCCGAGATGCAGCCTGCCCCCCAGAACAAGCGCCGCCTCTCCCTCATTTCCAACGGCCGCTATGAGGACAGCCTCCCGGAGGAGGCCGTCAGTGGGAAGCCGGCCGGGGAGGGCCCCCAGCCCCGTGTGTATACCATCTCCGGGGAGCCGGCCCTGCTTCCCGGCCCGGAGGCCGAGGCCATCGAGCTGGCTGTGGTGAAGGGGCGGCAGCAGCGGGAGCGGCACCCCCGCCACCATAGCCAGCCCCTGCGCACCAGCCCGGGCGGCAGTCGTGAGGACGTCAGCAGACCCTGCCAGAGCTGGGCGGGCAGCCGCCAGGGCTCCAGGGAATGTCCTGGATGTGCCCAGCTCGCCCCCAGTCCTTCCCCTCAGGCCTTTGGGCTGGACCAACCGCCTCTGCCTGAGGCCGCCAGCCGCCGCAAGAAGCTGGAGAGGATGTACAGCGTTGACCGTGTGTCTG ATGACATCCCCATCCGTACCTGGTTCCCCAAGGAAAACCTCTTCAGTTTCCAGACAGCAACCACAACTATGCAAGC GGTGTTCAGGGGCTACGCGGAGAGGAAGCGCCGGAAACGGGAGAATGATTCCGCGTCTGTAATCCAGAG GAACTTCCGCAAACACCTGCGCATGGTCGGCAGCCGGCGGGTGAAGGCCCAGA CGTTCGCCGAGCGGCGCGAGCGGAGCTTCAGCCGGTCCTGGAGCGACCCCACCCCCATGAAAGCCGACACCTCCCACGACTCCCGAGACA GTAGTGACCTGCAGAGCTCGCATTGCACCTTGGGTGAGGCCTTTGAGGACCTGGACTGGGAGACGGAGAGGGGCCTGGAGGCTGTAGCCTGTGACACTGAGGGCTTCGTGCCACCCAAGGTCATG CTCATCTCCTCTAAAGTACCCAAAGCTGAGTACATCCCCACCATCCTCCGCAGGGACGACCCCTCCATCATTCCCATCCTCTAC GACCACGAGCACGCCACCTTCGAGGACATTCTGG AGGAGATAGAGAAGAAGCTGAACGTCTACCACAAGGGGGCCAAAATCTGGAAGATGCTGATTTTCTGCCAG GGCGGCCCAGGACACCTGTACTTGCTCAAGAACAAGGTGGCCACCTTTGCCAaagtggagaaggaagaggacatGATCCA cTTCTGGAAACGGTTGAGCCACTTGATGAGCAAAGTGAACCCGGAGCCGAACGTCATCCACGTCATGGGCTGCTACGTCCTGGGGAACCCCAACGGGGAGAAG CTGTTCCAGAACCTCAGGACTCTCATGACCCCTTACAGGGTCACCTTCGAGTCCCCCCTGGAGCTGTCAGCCCAAG ggaAGCAGATGATCGAGACCTACTTTGACTTCCGGCTGTACCGCCTGTGGAAAAGCCGCCAGCACTCGAAGCTGCTGGACTTTGAGGACGTTCTGTGA